In Streptomyces nojiriensis, one genomic interval encodes:
- a CDS encoding GatB/YqeY domain-containing protein has translation MTTLKAKLQEDLTTAIRARDELHSSTLRLTLSAITKEEVAGKEARVLSDEEVLKVIAKEAKKRREAAEAFAQGGRPEQAARETAEGEFLDTYLPKQLSDDELVAIVAAAVEEAKAAGAEGPRAMGAVMKIVNPKVAGLAEGGRVAAVVKQQLS, from the coding sequence ATGACCACGCTCAAGGCCAAGCTCCAGGAAGACCTCACGACCGCCATCAGGGCGCGCGACGAACTGCACTCGTCCACGCTGCGCCTGACCCTCTCCGCCATCACCAAGGAGGAGGTCGCGGGCAAGGAAGCACGTGTGCTCTCCGACGAGGAAGTCCTCAAGGTGATCGCCAAGGAGGCGAAGAAGCGCCGCGAGGCCGCGGAGGCCTTCGCCCAGGGCGGCCGTCCCGAGCAGGCCGCGCGCGAGACCGCGGAGGGCGAGTTCCTCGACACGTACCTGCCCAAGCAGCTCAGCGACGACGAGCTCGTCGCGATCGTGGCGGCGGCCGTCGAGGAGGCCAAGGCCGCGGGCGCCGAGGGGCCGCGTGCCATGGGTGCCGTCATGAAGATCGTGAACCCGAAGGTCGCCGGGCTGGCGGAGGGCGGGCGGGTCGCCGCCGTCGTCAAGCAGCAGCTCTCGTAG
- a CDS encoding SURF1 family protein, with protein sequence MHRFLLTPRWWGINVFVALAVPFCLFMGSWQLGRFEDRVDSHREASTERPADQVAAPLDSLLPVDKTTSGRLASTAGEYGDQLLVPERRLDGRSGFYVLTLLKTDSGKTVPVVRGWLPGAADPAKAPVPPTGRVEVSGALQASENAGTKGVHSQGGLPAGQLGVISAASLVNIVPYDLYDAWLTVQTPSDGMIPVPAQAPTNTGLDLKAFQNLGYTGEWFVFAAFVLFMWFRLYRREVETIRDAEAGLLEPAAR encoded by the coding sequence GTGCACCGGTTTCTCCTGACCCCGCGCTGGTGGGGGATCAACGTCTTCGTCGCGCTCGCCGTTCCCTTCTGCCTGTTCATGGGGTCCTGGCAGCTCGGCCGGTTCGAGGACCGCGTCGACAGCCACCGGGAAGCGAGCACGGAGCGGCCGGCCGACCAGGTGGCCGCGCCCCTGGACTCGCTGCTTCCGGTCGACAAGACGACCTCCGGGCGACTGGCCTCCACGGCCGGGGAGTACGGCGACCAGCTGCTGGTGCCCGAGCGACGGCTGGACGGCCGGTCCGGGTTCTACGTACTGACGCTGCTGAAGACCGACTCCGGCAAGACCGTCCCGGTCGTCCGGGGCTGGCTGCCGGGAGCGGCGGATCCCGCGAAGGCGCCGGTCCCGCCGACCGGCCGGGTCGAGGTCAGCGGGGCCCTGCAGGCCTCGGAGAACGCCGGCACGAAGGGGGTCCACTCCCAGGGCGGGCTGCCGGCCGGGCAGCTCGGGGTGATCAGCGCGGCCTCGCTGGTCAACATCGTCCCGTACGACCTGTACGACGCCTGGCTGACCGTGCAGACCCCGTCGGACGGCATGATTCCGGTGCCCGCGCAGGCGCCGACCAACACCGGGCTCGACCTGAAGGCCTTCCAGAACCTCGGCTACACCGGCGAGTGGTTCGTCTTCGCCGCCTTCGTGCTCTTCATGTGGTTCCGGCTCTACCGCCGCGAGGTGGAGACCATCCGCGACGCCGAGGCGGGCCTGCTGGAGCCTGCCGCGCGGTAG
- a CDS encoding HD domain-containing protein: MKTWTLDTASARAALEIASEYADTTLLNHSVRSYAFGARYAEQHGLAYDAELLYVSALVHDLGLTAPFDSHTLPFEEAGGHVARVLTAGLGWPAARRARAEEVIVLHMRDDVSAAEDVESHLLQVGTSADVSGLRVAEFDPAFTADLLAAYPRGDFGAAFLALVQDQAARKPDCAAAAYVAGGAAARIAANPLERPQG, translated from the coding sequence ATGAAGACGTGGACGCTTGACACAGCATCGGCCCGCGCAGCTCTCGAGATCGCCTCGGAGTACGCGGACACGACCCTCCTGAACCACTCGGTCCGCTCCTACGCCTTCGGCGCCCGGTACGCGGAGCAGCACGGGCTGGCGTACGACGCGGAACTCCTCTACGTCAGCGCCCTGGTGCACGATCTGGGCCTGACCGCGCCCTTCGACAGCCACACCCTGCCCTTCGAGGAGGCCGGCGGCCATGTCGCACGCGTCCTGACGGCGGGCCTGGGCTGGCCGGCGGCGCGGCGGGCGCGCGCCGAGGAGGTCATCGTCCTGCACATGCGGGACGACGTGAGCGCGGCCGAGGACGTGGAGAGCCACCTGCTGCAGGTGGGTACGAGCGCGGACGTCTCGGGCCTGCGCGTCGCCGAGTTCGATCCCGCCTTCACGGCCGACCTCCTCGCCGCGTACCCGCGGGGCGACTTCGGCGCCGCGTTCCTCGCGCTGGTCCAGGACCAGGCCGCGCGCAAGCCCGACTGCGCGGCGGCCGCGTACGTGGCCGGCGGCGCGGCCGCCCGGATCGCCGCCAACCCGCTGGAGCGGCCGCAGGGGTAG
- a CDS encoding DUF5956 family protein yields the protein MSWDEDGTPHPLALRRTGRSELEPDRLPEMRELEVLGWEPAPEDLRWVFLPYVWPPADRTWIPDRSTHWAVDTALDGHGHITGVECAPLPEPDLRDLDREADEALAALGLPPRPRGRLWLLRPVGPFTTLGALLDHLDGLAAAGAVAARPSEAFLALARTELAALAAPEER from the coding sequence ATGTCGTGGGACGAGGACGGAACACCGCACCCGCTCGCACTGCGCCGCACCGGCCGCAGCGAACTGGAGCCGGACCGGCTGCCCGAGATGCGGGAGCTGGAGGTGCTCGGCTGGGAGCCGGCCCCCGAGGACCTGCGCTGGGTGTTCCTCCCGTACGTCTGGCCCCCCGCGGACCGCACCTGGATCCCCGACCGGTCCACCCACTGGGCGGTGGACACCGCCCTCGACGGCCACGGCCACATCACCGGCGTGGAGTGCGCCCCGCTGCCCGAGCCCGACCTACGGGACCTCGACCGCGAGGCCGACGAAGCCCTCGCGGCGCTCGGGCTCCCGCCCCGCCCGCGGGGGCGCCTGTGGCTGCTGCGCCCGGTCGGCCCCTTCACCACCCTCGGCGCGCTCCTCGACCACCTCGACGGCCTGGCCGCGGCGGGCGCCGTGGCGGCCCGGCCCTCCGAGGCCTTCCTCGCCCTGGCCCGGACCGAACTCGCCGCACTCGCCGCCCCTGAGGAGCGGTGA
- a CDS encoding SgcJ/EcaC family oxidoreductase, with translation MNTKTLKRAALVTAALLALGAGGAYLYLDTTSDVRRAGTETCADVIPEGANRADGEAICATIDALTTAWARGDADAYGRQFTENATYTTYVGSHYEGRSDITEGHRALFKDFVKGTELAATFLDLRFLGTDAAILTGRGDDYTGTKPGPTELSKVQTYTLVRDPDGAWRIAAFHNTQRRNVMERFSFLFSPATAPKAER, from the coding sequence GTGAACACCAAGACCCTCAAGCGCGCCGCCCTCGTCACCGCCGCCCTCCTCGCCCTCGGCGCCGGCGGCGCGTACCTCTACCTCGACACCACCTCCGACGTCCGCCGCGCCGGGACGGAAACCTGCGCCGACGTCATACCGGAGGGCGCGAACCGTGCCGACGGCGAGGCCATCTGCGCCACCATCGACGCCCTCACCACCGCGTGGGCCCGCGGCGACGCGGACGCGTACGGCCGTCAGTTCACCGAGAACGCCACCTACACCACCTACGTCGGCAGCCACTACGAGGGCCGCTCCGACATCACCGAGGGCCACCGCGCGCTCTTCAAGGACTTCGTCAAGGGCACCGAACTCGCGGCGACCTTCCTCGACCTGCGCTTCCTCGGCACCGACGCCGCCATCCTCACCGGCCGCGGCGACGACTACACGGGCACCAAGCCCGGCCCCACCGAGCTCTCCAAGGTCCAGACGTACACCTTGGTCCGCGACCCGGACGGCGCCTGGCGCATCGCCGCCTTCCACAACACGCAGCGCCGGAACGTGATGGAGCGGTTCTCCTTCCTCTTCTCGCCCGCGACGGCTCCGAAGGCGGAGCGGTGA
- a CDS encoding metallophosphoesterase has protein sequence MRARYGVPLKAAAGIAAVGAAGVAYAAGFEARSFRLRRVTVPVLPQGMRPLRVLQVSDIHMVGGQRKKRAWLQSLAGLRPDFVVNTGDNLSDTEGIPELLDALGPLMSFPGVYVFGSNDYYGPRLRNPGRYLIERTQGRHGLNGNKPVVGAVHNPWEEMRDAFDAAGWLNLTNTRARLKLDGLELAFTGLDDPHIKRDRYASVAGGPEADADFSMAVVHAPYLRVLESFTADRYPLILAGHTHGGQLCIPFYGALVTNCDLDTKRVKGLSTHEAEGNRAYLHVSAGCGTNRFTPVRFACPPEATLLTLTPKG, from the coding sequence ATGCGTGCGCGTTACGGAGTACCCCTGAAGGCGGCTGCCGGAATCGCTGCGGTGGGGGCCGCGGGTGTGGCCTATGCCGCCGGTTTCGAGGCGAGGTCCTTCCGCCTGCGCCGGGTCACGGTGCCTGTCCTTCCCCAGGGGATGCGCCCGCTGCGCGTGCTCCAGGTGTCCGACATCCACATGGTCGGCGGACAGCGCAAGAAACGTGCCTGGCTGCAGTCGCTGGCCGGCCTGCGCCCCGACTTCGTCGTGAACACCGGCGACAACCTCTCCGACACCGAGGGCATCCCCGAGCTGCTCGACGCGCTGGGCCCCCTGATGTCCTTCCCGGGCGTGTACGTCTTCGGGTCGAACGACTACTACGGGCCGCGGCTGCGCAACCCCGGGCGCTACCTGATCGAGCGGACCCAGGGCCGGCACGGGCTGAACGGCAACAAGCCGGTCGTCGGCGCCGTCCACAACCCGTGGGAGGAGATGCGGGACGCCTTCGACGCGGCCGGCTGGCTGAACCTCACCAACACCCGGGCGCGGCTGAAGCTCGACGGCCTGGAGCTGGCCTTCACCGGGCTCGACGACCCGCACATCAAGCGGGACCGCTACGCGAGCGTCGCCGGCGGCCCGGAGGCGGACGCGGACTTCTCGATGGCCGTGGTGCACGCCCCGTACCTGCGCGTCCTGGAGTCCTTCACGGCCGACCGGTACCCGCTGATCCTCGCGGGACACACCCACGGCGGTCAGCTGTGCATCCCCTTCTACGGGGCGCTCGTGACCAACTGCGACCTGGACACGAAGCGGGTGAAGGGGCTCTCCACGCACGAGGCGGAGGGCAATCGCGCGTACCTGCACGTCTCGGCCGGCTGCGGCACCAACCGGTTCACCCCGGTCCGCTTCGCCTGCCCGCCCGAGGCGACGCTCCTGACGCTGACCCCGAAGGGGTAA
- the codA gene encoding cytosine deaminase, producing the protein MRMIVRGARLLHTHGLSDVEVAEDGRIARVVPYDDQKEPPVTGILIEAHGGLLTPPFVEPHIHLDTALTVGEPRPNASGTLWEGIACWSERKRTLTREDVIARATEVLRWQAAHGVLHVRTHCDVTDPDLTALEALLEVRDRVRDFMTLQIVAFPQEGIVSFPGGEGLMREAVARGADVVGAIPHFEDTREDGLASLHTAFALAEEHGLRVDAHCDEIDDEQSRFVEVLATLALRSGLRGRATASHTTAMGSYNGAYSFKLQRLLARSGINLVSNPFANLGLQGRFDAYPKRRGLTQVKEMLAAGVNVAFGHDDVMDPWNALGTANPLQTALVGLYAAQLTGADEIPLAFSMVTERAARVLGLAETEYGITAGAPASFVLLPAPSPEEAIRRQVRPRYVVSRGTVLAETPPAPTRLNWPGEPPSEIDFSRRLR; encoded by the coding sequence ATGCGGATGATCGTCCGGGGCGCCCGGCTGCTGCACACCCACGGCCTGTCCGACGTCGAGGTCGCGGAGGACGGCCGCATCGCGCGGGTCGTCCCGTACGACGATCAGAAGGAACCACCGGTCACCGGCATCCTCATCGAGGCCCACGGCGGGCTGCTCACGCCCCCCTTCGTCGAGCCGCACATCCACCTCGACACGGCGCTGACCGTCGGCGAGCCCCGCCCCAACGCCTCCGGCACCCTCTGGGAGGGCATCGCCTGCTGGAGCGAGCGCAAGCGGACCCTGACCCGCGAGGACGTGATCGCGCGGGCCACCGAGGTGCTGCGCTGGCAGGCCGCCCACGGGGTGCTGCACGTGCGGACCCACTGCGACGTCACCGACCCGGACCTCACCGCGCTCGAGGCGCTGCTGGAGGTGCGCGACCGGGTGCGGGACTTCATGACCCTGCAGATCGTGGCCTTCCCGCAGGAGGGCATCGTCTCCTTCCCGGGCGGTGAGGGGCTGATGCGCGAGGCCGTCGCCCGCGGGGCGGACGTCGTCGGGGCGATCCCGCACTTCGAGGACACCCGCGAGGACGGTCTCGCCTCGCTGCACACGGCCTTCGCGCTGGCCGAGGAGCACGGCCTGCGGGTGGACGCGCACTGCGACGAGATCGACGACGAGCAGTCCCGCTTCGTGGAGGTGCTGGCCACGCTGGCCCTGCGCTCGGGGCTGCGGGGGCGCGCCACGGCCTCGCACACGACGGCCATGGGCTCCTACAACGGCGCGTACAGCTTCAAACTCCAGCGCCTGCTCGCCCGCTCCGGCATCAACCTGGTCTCCAACCCCTTCGCCAACCTGGGCCTGCAGGGCCGCTTCGACGCCTATCCCAAGCGGCGCGGCCTGACCCAGGTCAAGGAGATGCTGGCGGCCGGGGTCAACGTCGCCTTCGGCCACGACGACGTGATGGACCCCTGGAACGCGCTGGGCACCGCCAACCCGCTGCAGACCGCCCTCGTCGGGCTGTACGCCGCCCAGCTCACCGGCGCCGACGAGATCCCGCTGGCCTTCTCGATGGTGACGGAGCGCGCGGCGCGGGTGCTCGGCCTCGCGGAGACGGAGTACGGCATCACTGCGGGTGCCCCCGCCTCCTTCGTGCTGCTGCCCGCGCCGTCGCCCGAGGAGGCGATCCGCCGCCAGGTCCGCCCGCGGTACGTCGTCTCGCGCGGGACCGTCCTCGCCGAGACCCCGCCCGCTCCGACCCGGCTGAACTGGCCGGGGGAGCCCCCGTCCGAGATCGACTTCAGCCGACGCCTACGCTGA
- a CDS encoding Pr6Pr family membrane protein: MTAPSRLVPVVFRGLIAAAAVAGAAIDLAYGSVPVVLSYFTIWTNILVAVVLGLSAARARQRRPDVAPLYRGGALLFILITGLVFHLVLANPASPFNVVAELDRLTGARAVAVADQLLHTVTPAGALLDFLLLTTPRTLRPRHAALWLAYPLTYVTFALLRGALLAPGTARRYTYPFIDAARYGYAHVTLNALVLGAAFYALGLALVTADRFRPTPPLAPRPLRENRISSPARGPLK, translated from the coding sequence ATGACCGCCCCGTCGCGCCTCGTCCCGGTGGTGTTCCGCGGCCTGATCGCCGCGGCGGCCGTGGCGGGGGCGGCCATCGACTTGGCGTACGGCAGCGTGCCCGTCGTCCTGAGCTACTTCACGATCTGGACGAACATCCTGGTCGCGGTCGTCCTCGGGCTGTCCGCCGCGCGCGCCCGGCAGCGCCGGCCCGACGTCGCCCCCCTCTACCGGGGCGGGGCCCTCCTCTTCATCCTGATCACCGGGCTCGTCTTCCACCTGGTGCTCGCCAACCCCGCCAGCCCCTTCAACGTGGTCGCGGAGCTCGACAGGCTGACCGGCGCCAGGGCCGTGGCCGTGGCCGACCAGCTCCTCCACACGGTCACCCCGGCCGGCGCCCTCCTGGACTTCCTCCTCCTGACGACACCGCGCACCCTGCGCCCGCGCCACGCCGCCCTGTGGCTGGCCTACCCCCTGACGTACGTGACCTTCGCACTGCTGCGCGGCGCCCTGCTCGCCCCGGGCACGGCGCGCCGGTACACGTACCCCTTCATCGACGCGGCCCGGTACGGCTACGCCCACGTGACCCTGAACGCGCTGGTCCTGGGCGCAGCCTTCTACGCACTCGGCCTCGCCCTGGTCACGGCGGACCGCTTCCGCCCGACGCCGCCCCTGGCCCCGCGACCGCTCCGCGAAAACCGGATTTCGTCTCCGGCGAGAGGTCCGCTAAAGTAA
- a CDS encoding S9 family peptidase — translation MTSDSEMTPDMPDWEKRFRAPRVGLPDWAEDAPDRSLFVSNATGTYEIYAWDRATGEQRQATNRPNGTTDGTLTPDGEWIWWFSDTDGDEFGTWVRQPFAGGPDEPATPGLEPSYPAGLAIGRDGTAVVGRSTDEDGSTVHVVRPDGSAPTVIYRHRESAGVGDLSRDGTLVAVEHTEHGDAMHSALRVLTLDGTTVAELDDSRGGSRELGLEVLGFAPLVGDTRLLVGHQRRGRWEPMVWDVATGAEQELAIDLPGDVAAEWYPDGSALLVEHSFEARSELWRYDLAARELVRVDTPAGSVSGATARPDGTVEYLWSSAAEPSAVRSTAGGIVLDPPGFRAPGSMPVEDVWVEGPGGRIHALAQRPAGHGEGPFPTVFEVHGGPTWHDSDSFASAPAAWLDHGFAVVRVNYRGSTGYGREWTDALKHRVGLIELEDIAAVREWAVSSGLADPARMVLSGGSWGGYLTLLGLGTQPDAWAVGLAAVPVADYVTAYHDEMEALKALDRTLFGGTPEEVPDRFEASSPLTYVDAVKAPVHIAAGVNDPRCPIRQIDNYVDRLAARGAVHEVYRYDAGHGSLVVEERIKQVRMELEFALKHLPH, via the coding sequence ATGACCAGCGACAGTGAGATGACCCCCGACATGCCCGACTGGGAGAAGCGGTTCCGGGCACCGCGCGTCGGGCTCCCCGACTGGGCCGAGGACGCCCCGGACCGTTCGCTCTTCGTATCCAACGCGACCGGAACCTACGAGATCTACGCGTGGGACCGTGCCACCGGCGAGCAGCGGCAGGCCACGAACCGCCCCAACGGCACCACCGACGGCACCCTCACCCCCGACGGCGAGTGGATCTGGTGGTTCTCCGACACCGACGGCGACGAGTTCGGCACCTGGGTGCGCCAGCCCTTCGCGGGCGGCCCCGACGAACCGGCCACCCCGGGCCTGGAGCCCTCGTACCCCGCCGGGCTGGCCATCGGGCGGGACGGGACCGCCGTCGTGGGGCGCTCCACCGACGAGGACGGCTCGACCGTCCACGTGGTCCGGCCGGACGGCTCCGCGCCGACCGTGATCTACCGGCACCGGGAGTCGGCCGGCGTCGGCGACCTGTCCCGCGACGGGACGCTGGTGGCCGTCGAGCACACCGAGCACGGCGACGCGATGCACTCCGCCCTGCGCGTCCTGACCCTGGACGGGACCACCGTCGCCGAGCTGGACGACTCCCGGGGCGGGTCCCGGGAGCTGGGCCTGGAGGTCCTCGGTTTCGCGCCGCTCGTGGGCGACACCCGGCTGCTCGTCGGCCACCAGCGGCGCGGCCGCTGGGAGCCGATGGTGTGGGACGTGGCCACCGGCGCCGAGCAGGAGCTCGCGATCGACCTGCCGGGCGACGTCGCCGCCGAGTGGTATCCGGACGGGTCCGCGCTGCTGGTCGAGCACAGCTTCGAGGCGCGCAGCGAGCTGTGGCGCTACGACCTGGCCGCACGGGAGCTGGTCCGCGTGGACACGCCCGCGGGGTCGGTGTCGGGTGCCACCGCACGGCCCGACGGGACGGTGGAGTACCTGTGGTCGTCGGCCGCCGAGCCCTCGGCGGTACGGTCCACCGCGGGCGGGATCGTGCTGGACCCGCCCGGTTTCCGGGCGCCCGGCTCGATGCCGGTCGAGGACGTGTGGGTGGAGGGTCCCGGCGGGCGGATCCACGCGCTCGCGCAGCGGCCGGCGGGGCACGGCGAGGGTCCGTTCCCGACGGTCTTCGAGGTCCACGGCGGGCCGACCTGGCACGACAGCGACTCCTTCGCGTCGGCCCCGGCGGCCTGGCTGGACCACGGCTTCGCCGTGGTGCGGGTCAACTACCGCGGCTCGACGGGGTACGGCCGCGAGTGGACCGACGCACTCAAGCACCGGGTCGGGCTGATCGAGCTGGAGGACATCGCGGCGGTCCGGGAGTGGGCGGTCTCCTCGGGCCTCGCGGACCCGGCTCGCATGGTGCTGTCGGGCGGTTCCTGGGGCGGGTACCTGACGCTGCTGGGCCTGGGCACGCAGCCCGACGCCTGGGCCGTGGGCCTGGCCGCCGTACCGGTCGCGGACTACGTGACGGCCTACCACGACGAGATGGAGGCGCTGAAGGCGCTGGACCGCACCCTCTTCGGCGGTACGCCGGAGGAGGTCCCGGACCGCTTCGAGGCGTCCTCGCCGCTGACGTACGTGGACGCCGTGAAGGCGCCGGTCCACATCGCGGCCGGCGTGAACGACCCGCGGTGCCCGATCCGCCAGATCGACAACTACGTGGACCGGCTCGCCGCGCGCGGGGCCGTGCACGAGGTGTACCGGTACGACGCGGGGCACGGTTCGCTGGTGGTGGAGGAGCGGATCAAGCAGGTTCGGATGGAGCTGGAGTTCGCGCTGAAGCACCTGCCCCACTGA
- a CDS encoding MarR family winged helix-turn-helix transcriptional regulator, protein MAEHDDRRAVFRDYVDAVGLHGMAGAEAAGLQASEWYALSRITLAGGLTSGELAAGTGLTTGATTRLIDRLERAGYVRRTADPGDRRKVVVEAVPGALAQVEAAVGPARKRIGEVLAGYTPEQQELLFDYFRRAAPAFREATEEIRSATQERKGSR, encoded by the coding sequence ATGGCGGAGCACGACGACCGGCGGGCGGTCTTTCGGGACTACGTCGACGCCGTGGGGCTGCACGGCATGGCGGGCGCGGAGGCGGCTGGCCTCCAGGCGTCCGAGTGGTACGCGCTCAGCCGGATCACCCTGGCCGGCGGTCTCACCTCCGGCGAGCTCGCGGCCGGGACCGGCCTCACGACGGGGGCGACGACGCGGTTGATCGACCGGCTGGAGCGCGCGGGGTACGTACGGCGCACCGCCGACCCGGGCGACCGGCGCAAGGTCGTGGTCGAGGCCGTGCCCGGCGCGCTGGCGCAGGTCGAGGCCGCCGTGGGGCCGGCCCGGAAGCGGATCGGCGAGGTGCTCGCCGGGTACACGCCGGAGCAGCAGGAGTTGCTCTTCGACTACTTCAGGCGCGCCGCCCCCGCGTTCCGGGAGGCGACGGAGGAGATCCGGTCCGCGACGCAGGAGCGCAAGGGGAGCCGGTAG
- a CDS encoding transglycosylase domain-containing protein, whose translation MGKKRSGGGLTGSQQAAKFLGVSVLSGVVLAGMAIPAAGALGLAAKGTVEGFDEIPANLKTPPLSQRTTILDAEGGQIATIYSRDRQVVPLTAISPYMQKAIVAIEDSRFYEHGAVDLKGILRAVNRNAQEGGAAQGASTLTQQYVKNVFVEEAGDDETKVREAQEKSLGRKIRELKYAIQVEEELGKKKILENYLNITYFGQQAYGIESAAQRYFSKPAKDLTLEESALLAGVVQSPSRYDPVNDAQEATKRRNIVLQRMADTKDVSQAEADAAKAKPVTLKVTKPKNGCITAVKGAGFFCDYVRNAFLTDTAFGKTREERAKVWNQGGLTVRTTLDPQSQDAANESIKDHVYQEDSIATAVTMVQPGTGRVLAMGQSKPYGFGKNETQINYSVDKRMGGSNFGFQVGSTFKPFIAAAAIERGMPPTKVYQAPNKIDYPTPISKCDGTQWLNLPIDGKIQTAKNETEDEIGPYALRTAMEKSINTYFVEMIGEIGLCPVTEMTQKLGVVPADGSKLPEAPSIALGSAELSPLTMANAYATFANRGVFCTPVAIESITDAHGKALAVPKSKCDRAMSTETADTINTLLRGVVDSGTGERAGLNDRDSAGKTGTTDSRYNAWFVGYTPNVSGAVWVGSGGAKKITMENIVIGGKPFEKVFGGGLPGPIWKDAVSGALSGRESGNFVTVGIPEPTLPSGGPRGNKPTTNPTRPGKPGGDGKPGGRPGGQTGGHGGGGATGATGDVQPQPPFPGISIDPNTAGVIGGRDDQ comes from the coding sequence ATGGGAAAGAAGCGCTCGGGCGGCGGGCTCACGGGGAGCCAGCAGGCCGCCAAGTTCCTCGGAGTGTCCGTCCTCTCCGGGGTGGTACTGGCCGGCATGGCGATTCCGGCCGCAGGCGCCCTGGGCCTGGCGGCCAAGGGGACGGTCGAGGGATTCGACGAGATCCCGGCCAATCTAAAGACTCCGCCGCTGAGTCAGCGGACCACGATTCTGGACGCCGAGGGTGGCCAGATCGCCACCATCTATTCGCGCGACCGTCAGGTGGTCCCGCTCACGGCGATCTCCCCGTACATGCAGAAGGCGATCGTCGCCATCGAGGACTCGCGCTTCTACGAACACGGCGCGGTCGACCTCAAGGGCATCCTGCGCGCGGTGAACCGCAACGCGCAGGAAGGCGGCGCCGCGCAGGGCGCCTCCACCCTCACCCAGCAGTACGTGAAGAACGTGTTCGTCGAAGAGGCCGGCGACGACGAGACCAAGGTGCGCGAGGCCCAGGAGAAGAGCCTCGGCCGCAAGATCCGCGAGCTGAAGTACGCGATCCAGGTCGAGGAGGAGCTCGGGAAGAAGAAGATCCTCGAGAACTACCTCAACATCACCTACTTCGGGCAGCAGGCGTACGGAATCGAATCCGCCGCCCAGCGCTACTTCAGCAAGCCGGCCAAGGACCTGACGCTGGAGGAGTCCGCGCTGCTCGCGGGCGTCGTGCAGTCGCCGAGCCGGTACGACCCGGTGAACGACGCGCAGGAGGCGACGAAGCGCCGCAACATCGTCCTGCAGCGGATGGCCGACACCAAGGACGTCTCGCAGGCGGAGGCGGACGCGGCGAAGGCGAAGCCGGTCACCCTCAAGGTGACCAAGCCGAAGAACGGCTGCATCACGGCCGTCAAGGGCGCGGGCTTCTTCTGCGACTACGTGCGCAACGCCTTCCTGACCGACACGGCCTTCGGCAAGACGCGCGAGGAGCGCGCGAAGGTCTGGAACCAGGGCGGCCTGACGGTACGCACCACCCTGGACCCGCAGTCGCAGGACGCGGCCAACGAGTCGATCAAGGACCACGTCTACCAGGAGGACTCGATCGCGACGGCTGTGACCATGGTCCAGCCGGGCACCGGACGGGTGCTGGCGATGGGTCAGTCCAAGCCGTACGGCTTCGGGAAGAACGAGACCCAGATCAACTACTCCGTGGACAAGCGGATGGGCGGCTCGAACTTCGGCTTCCAGGTCGGCTCGACCTTCAAGCCGTTCATCGCCGCGGCCGCCATAGAGCGGGGCATGCCGCCGACCAAGGTGTACCAGGCGCCGAACAAGATCGACTATCCGACGCCGATCTCCAAGTGCGACGGCACGCAGTGGCTGAACCTGCCGATCGACGGCAAGATCCAGACGGCGAAGAACGAGACCGAGGACGAGATCGGTCCGTACGCGCTGCGGACGGCGATGGAGAAGTCCATCAACACGTACTTCGTCGAGATGATCGGCGAGATCGGCCTCTGCCCGGTGACGGAGATGACGCAGAAGCTCGGCGTGGTCCCGGCCGACGGCTCCAAGCTCCCCGAGGCCCCGTCGATCGCGCTCGGCTCCGCCGAACTGTCCCCGCTGACGATGGCCAACGCGTACGCGACCTTCGCCAACCGCGGTGTCTTCTGCACGCCCGTCGCCATCGAGTCGATCACCGACGCGCACGGCAAGGCGCTCGCCGTGCCGAAGTCCAAGTGCGACCGGGCGATGTCCACCGAGACGGCCGACACCATCAACACCCTGCTGCGCGGAGTGGTCGACTCCGGTACCGGTGAGCGGGCCGGTCTCAACGACCGCGACAGCGCGGGCAAGACCGGTACGACGGACTCCCGCTACAACGCCTGGTTCGTCGGCTACACGCCGAACGTCTCCGGCGCGGTGTGGGTCGGCTCGGGCGGCGCGAAGAAGATCACGATGGAGAACATCGTGATCGGCGGCAAGCCCTTCGAGAAGGTCTTCGGTGGCGGCCTGCCCGGCCCGATCTGGAAGGACGCGGTCAGCGGCGCGCTCTCCGGCCGCGAGTCGGGGAACTTCGTCACGGTCGGCATCCCGGAGCCGACCCTCCCCTCCGGCGGTCCGCGCGGCAACAAGCCGACCACGAACCCGACCCGGCCCGGCAAGCCCGGCGGCGACGGCAAGCCCGGCGGCCGCCCCGGCGGTCAGACCGGCGGACACGGCGGCGGCGGTGCCACGGGCGCCACGGGCGACGTCCAGCCGCAGCCCCCGTTCCCCGGGATCTCGATCGACCCGAACACCGCCGGCGTGATCGGCGGCCGCGACGACCAGTAG